Proteins encoded by one window of Vitis riparia cultivar Riparia Gloire de Montpellier isolate 1030 chromosome 11, EGFV_Vit.rip_1.0, whole genome shotgun sequence:
- the LOC117925728 gene encoding blue copper protein-like, with amino-acid sequence MARRFSTVVFAVMVVAALVQSSKAETHEVGDDLKWTVPSNGSVAYQNWAAGETFLLGDVLEFEFTTGAHDVAKVTKAAFDACNSTNPISHKTTGPANFTLDTSGEHYFICTVGTHCSLGQKLAVNVSAARAETEFTVGDSLGWTVPSGGAVTYQNWAANKTFVVGDSLKFNFTTGAHDVAKVTKAAFTACNGTNPISHETEGPADIDLDTAGEHYFICTVGSHCSLGQKLAINVTTNSSTSPGTPPSSSTTPTSPSPSGGPSQSPSGSTTPPSPGSAPSFAVAGLSATLLSVAAALLY; translated from the exons ATGGCGAGAAGATTCAGTACTGTTGTTTTTGCAGTGATGGTGGTGGCAGCTCTGGTACAGAGCTCGAAGGCCGAGACACACGAGGTGGGTGATGACCTGAAGTGGACAGTCCCTTCAAACGGTTCTGTCGCTTACCAGAACTGGGCCGCCGGCGAGACATTCCTTCTCGGAGACGTTCTCG AATTTGAATTTACTACTGGGGCACATGATGTGGCGAAGGTTACCAAGGCTGCCTTCGATGCCTGCAATTCCACGAATCCCATCTCCCATAAAACCACAGGTCCTGCAAACTTCACTCTTGATACTTCCGGTGAGCATTATTTCATCTGCACCGTGGGCACCCACTGTAGCTTGGGTCAGAAGCTGGCCGTCAACGTCTCTGCTGCCAGAGCTGAGACTGAGTTCACCGTCGGAGACTCTTTGGGTTGGACTGTTCCTTCGGGCGGTGCCGTTACTTACCAGAACTGGGCTGCGAACAAGACCTTCGTGGTGGGAGACAGTCTGA AATTCAATTTCACAACCGGAGCACATGATGTTGCCAAAGTTACAAAGGCGGCGTTCACTGCCTGCAATGGCACAAACCCCATCTCCCATGAAACCGAAGGCCCTGCAGATATCGATCTTGACACCGCGGGTGAACACTATTTCATCTGCACCGTCGGTAGCCACTGCTCCCTCGGCCAGAAGTTGGCCATTAACGTCACTACCAACTCTTCCACAAGTCCAGGCACCCCTCCCTCCAGCTCCACCACTCCCACATCACCGTCCCCCTCAGGTGGTCCATCACAATCCCCTTCAGGTTCTACCACCCCTCCTTCACCAGGCTCTGCTCCCTCTTTCGCCGTCGCCGGATTATCTGCTACCCTCTTGTCCGTTGCAGCTGCATTGTTGTATTAG
- the LOC117925455 gene encoding blue copper protein-like: MTTKIRAALVVVALAALLHTAVVVAQTTHVVGDSLGWLVPPGGPIAYATWADTQTFVVGDILVFNFTTGEQDVARVSKESFDSCNSTNPISLKTTGPANFTLDTVGDYYFIGTMDRHCPLGQKLAIKVIDSSSGPSPPPSPRSPVTYTVGDILGWVVPPLGEVAYSTWAYNKIFIVGDSLVFNFINGTQDVAVVTKEAYDSCNTSSTIAVYATSPTTITLTTTGMHYFTSTYELHCGLGQKLAINVIAKSTTPSPSGAATPPSSSVGASPSAGGPTAPPPSSSAPSQIVAGAIALLSIAVAFLH, encoded by the exons ATGACTACAAAGATCAGAGCAGCCCTTGTGGTGGTGGCACTGGCTGCACTCTTACACACTGCAGTGGTGGTGGCACAGACTACTCATGTTGTTGGTGATAGCTTGGGGTGGCTGGTGCCTCCCGGCGGCCCCATCGCCTACGCCACCTGGGCTGATACCCAGACTTTTGTGGTTGGCGACATATTAG TGTTCAATTTCACTACTGGAGAACAAGATGTAGCTAGAGTTAGCAAGGAAAGTTTCGATTCCTGCAACTCCACCAACCCAATCTCCCTCAAAACAACTGGTCCGGCCAACTTTACTTTGGACACGGTGGGGGATTACTATTTCATTGGCACTATGGACAGGCACTGCCCATTGGGACAAAAGCTAGCCATTAAGGTGATTGATTCTTCTTCAGGGCCCAGTCCTCCTCCTTCTCCACGCTCGCCGGTGACCTACACTGTAGGAGACATATTGGGTTGGGTCGTCCCTCCTCTTGGTGAAGTTGCCTACTCTACTTGGGCTTACAACAAGATCTTCATCGTCGGCGACAGTCTCG TTTTCAACTTCATCAACGGAACACAGGACGTAGCGGTGGTGACAAAGGAGGCTTACGACTCCTGCAACACCAGCAGCACCATCGCCGTCTACGCCACCAGTCCAACGACCATCACTCTCACCACCACCGGCATGCACTACTTCACTTCCACCTACGAGCTCCACTGCGGCTTAGGTCAAAAGCTAGCCATTAACGTCATCGCCAAAAGCACCACCCCATCTCCGTCAGGCGCAGCCACTCCACCATCCAGCTCCGTCGGCGCTTCTCCCAGTGCAGGTGGACCCACAGCTCCTCCCCCATCCAGTTCAGCCCCGTCCCAGATCGTCGCCGGAGCTATCGCTTTGTTATCTATTGCCGTAGCTTTCCTGCACTAA